One Thunnus albacares chromosome 12, fThuAlb1.1, whole genome shotgun sequence genomic region harbors:
- the LOC122994316 gene encoding zinc finger protein 665-like isoform X4 codes for MISARGISFTSVWMTGLNVTLKMCSGSSDLKKIFPTVFGPKYDSALQALMRKFLVSLQKLLPVPNLEQTSLWLSLSPSILKECVEFMNEPEPLNTLIEHHKHHGHEVSQALSSPADDCILSSLSYHLPKVDNDEGDPGSSLESKEDEKENLEEINSERTRIVESHGQQRVDQAEDQGASVEVILPFDESESNDNGLDKKWYHHLKTCSRTSSKTFKCLVCGQDFASVSKLKRHKITQNGCLMNRLGESESTCQSSFFERISLPPKPKTSTETNISTSENDPLLLESATSNNPPIMNSPPAFEKSNDNCSLVCPGCGKVFTYPKNFDKHQKICVVASNQKTQTDLQLSTSSSHHSKPNPVEKTKVSFPSETDTGPSEVVLQESVSSASSEDQVCKRSSRIKTCAVCGHIFTCSADLTKHMRCHTEQSSYLCFYCGEDFESYEDCKTHHESKCKLSNQHLQVNDSRNTNKMNQENLVVTSGISQSPTASEALASPEAIPAIPSMPACKSPLTCQECGQGFTYYKSFEKHQSKCSKRTPRRKKRTNSNHFVISGCNFRSADITNEISAQTNSETKECETAKSATSKDRNMKCTMCEKNFSEIVLMKRHYSKSHKVRGSYPCPLCKRKFVRLCELVRHQQNKKLYQCTACNKCYTKPGLLNHHEKVHTASVTPRICETCGRSFKSLAYLILHQSKHKERQPSVCSYCGKQFRTKDCLRAHMVRHTGGYPCPVCGKKFYQKTYLKWHLYKHTGQEPYLCDTCGKGWPNAAQLKLHMIQHTEERPFKCEDCGACYKRGSHLVAHHRSKHSRLRPFVCEVCSKAFRLNNELKKHMMVHTGERPFPCPRCGKTFTRKSRLREHREKACL; via the exons ATGATCAGTGCCAGAGGGATATCTTTTACCAG TGTTTGGATGACGGGCTTAAATGTAACCCTCAAGATGTGTAGTGGCAGCAGTGACCTAAAG AAAATCTTTCCAACAGTGTTTGGCCCAAAATATGATTCAGCCCTACAGGCTCTAATGAGAAAATTCCTCGTCAGTCTGCAGAAGCTGCTACCTGTTCCAAACCTTGAACAA ACTTCCCTTTGGCTCAGTCTCTCCCCTTCCATCCTGAAAGAGTGTGTGGAGTTCATGAATGAACCTGAGCCTCTGAATACACTTATTGAGCATCACAAACATCATGGGCATGAAGTTTCACAAG CTCTGTCTTCCCCTGCTGATGATTGCATCCTTTCCAGCCTGTCCTATCACCTACCGAAGGTGGACAATGATGAAGGAGACCCTGGATCTAGTCTGGAGTCTAAAGAGGACGAGAAAGAAAACTTAGAGGAGATAAATTCAGAAAGGACAAGGATTGTGGAGAGCCATGGACAGCAACGTGTTGATCAGGCTGAAGATCAAGGAGCCTCTGTTGAAGTAATACTTCCTTTTGATGAAAGTGAGTCTAATGATAATGGCTTAGACAAAAAGTGGTATCACCACCTGAAAACCTGCAGCAGGACATCCTCAAAAACCTTCAAGTGTCTTGTTTGTGGCCAGGATTTTGCTTCTGTTAGCAAACTGAAGAGGCACAAGATAACTCAAAATGGATGCTTGATGAACAGATTGGGTGAGTCAGAGTCTACTTGCCAAAGTAGTTTTTTTGAGAGGATTAGTTTGCCTCCTAAACCAAAGACTAGTACTGAAACTAATATTTCTACAAGTGAGAATGACCCTCTGTTGTTGGAGAGTGCCACATCAAATAACCCACCAATTATGAATAGTCCTCCAGCCTTCGAGAAGTCAAATGACAACTGTAGTCTTGTTTGTCCTGGTTGTGGCAAGGTTTTCACTTACCCAAAGAATTTTGACAAACACCAGAAGATTTGTGTGGTCGCCAGTAATCAGAAGACTCAGACAGACCTACAGTTGTCCACAAGCTCATCTCATCACTCCAAACCAAACCCTGTTGAGAAGACCAAAGTGTCTTTCCCTAGTGAAACTGACACTGGGCCTTCAGAAGTTGTACTGCAGGAATCAGTATCTTCTGCCTCATCAGAAGACCAAGTGTGTAAAAGAAGCAGCCGCATCAAAACATGCGCTGTATGTGGGCACATTTTCACTTGTTCCGCTGACTTAACAAAGCACATGAGATGCCATACTGAACAGAGTTCTtacctttgtttttattgtggagAAGACTTTGAGAGTTATGAAGACTGTAAGACACACCATGAAAGTAAATGCAAGCTGTCAAACCAACATCTACAGGTGAATGACtcaagaaacacaaataaaatgaatcagGAGAATTTAGTTGTTACAAGCGGTATATCTCAGAGTCCGACAGCCTCAGAAGCACTCGCCAGCCCTGAGGCTATACCGGCTATACCTTCTATGCCAGCTTGTAAATCGCCTCTGACATGTCAGGAATGTGGTCAGGGTTTTACTTATTACAAAAGTTTTGAGAAGCACCAAAGCAAATGTTCCAAAAGAACTCCTCGAAGAAAAAAGCGAACAAACAGTAACCATTTTGTCATCAGTGGGTGTAATTTCCGGTCAGCTGACATTACCAACGAAATCAGTGCTCAGACAAACTCTGAAACAAAGGAATGTGAAACTGCAAAATCTGCCACTAGCAAAGATCGCAACATGAAGTGCACCATGTGCGAGAAGAACTTTTCAGAAATTGTCCTCATGAAAAGACATTATTCCAAGTCGCATAAAGTCAGAGGTTCATATCCCTGTCCTTTATGCAAGAGAAAATTTGTGAGGTTATGCGAATTGGTTCGACATCAGCAGAACAAAAAATTATATCAGTGCACTGCCTGTAACAAATGTTACACAAAGCCAGGACTATTGAACCACCATGAAAAGGTTCACACTGCGAGTGTAACACCACGCATTTGTGAAACATGCGGGAGAAGCTTCAAATCTCTTGCTTATCTGATTCTGCACCAGAGCAAGCATAAAGAGCGGCAACCTAGTGTTTGCTCCTACTGTGGAAAACAGTTCAGAACAAAGGACTGCCTGAGAGCACATATGGTGAGGCACACAGGTGGTTACCCATGTCCGGTGTGCGGGAAGAAATTCTATCAAAAAACATACCTTAAATGGCATCTGTACAAGCACACAGGGCAAGAGCCATACCTGTGTGACACGTGTGGGAAAGGTTGGCCGAATGCAGCCCAGCTCAAGCTTCACATGATCCAACATACTGAAGAGAGGCCGTTCAAGTGCGAAGACTGCGGTGCGTGTTACAAGAGAGGATCTCATTTGGTGGCTCACCATAGATCCAAGCATAGCCGATTGCGGCCGTTCGTTTGTGAGGTTTGCAGCAAAGCCTTTCGGTTAAACAATGAGTTGAAAAAACACATGATGGTTCACACGGGGGAACGGCCATTCCCATGTCCAAGATGTGGCAAAACATTTACAAGAAAATCTCGCCTTagagaacacagagaaaaggcGTGTCTGTGA
- the LOC122994316 gene encoding zinc finger protein 420-like isoform X2 has translation MLVSAALWEIVKQKAVMYYGLLEEFVTTVLETVPELLNDAERVQLVMGLRAMVVLELCRNDDFASPQAIQPHLTRINTYITKQEKEASSSEIKASVTNFVKLVHTLVDDQCQRDIFYQKIFPTVFGPKYDSALQALMRKFLVSLQKLLPVPNLEQTSLWLSLSPSILKECVEFMNEPEPLNTLIEHHKHHGHEVSQALSSPADDCILSSLSYHLPKVDNDEGDPGSSLESKEDEKENLEEINSERTRIVESHGQQRVDQAEDQGASVEVILPFDESESNDNGLDKKWYHHLKTCSRTSSKTFKCLVCGQDFASVSKLKRHKITQNGCLMNRLGESESTCQSSFFERISLPPKPKTSTETNISTSENDPLLLESATSNNPPIMNSPPAFEKSNDNCSLVCPGCGKVFTYPKNFDKHQKICVVASNQKTQTDLQLSTSSSHHSKPNPVEKTKVSFPSETDTGPSEVVLQESVSSASSEDQVCKRSSRIKTCAVCGHIFTCSADLTKHMRCHTEQSSYLCFYCGEDFESYEDCKTHHESKCKLSNQHLQVNDSRNTNKMNQENLVVTSGISQSPTASEALASPEAIPAIPSMPACKSPLTCQECGQGFTYYKSFEKHQSKCSKRTPRRKKRTNSNHFVISGCNFRSADITNEISAQTNSETKECETAKSATSKDRNMKCTMCEKNFSEIVLMKRHYSKSHKVRGSYPCPLCKRKFVRLCELVRHQQNKKLYQCTACNKCYTKPGLLNHHEKVHTASVTPRICETCGRSFKSLAYLILHQSKHKERQPSVCSYCGKQFRTKDCLRAHMVRHTGGYPCPVCGKKFYQKTYLKWHLYKHTGQEPYLCDTCGKGWPNAAQLKLHMIQHTEERPFKCEDCGACYKRGSHLVAHHRSKHSRLRPFVCEVCSKAFRLNNELKKHMMVHTGERPFPCPRCGKTFTRKSRLREHREKACL, from the exons ATG CTTGTGTCTGCAGCTCTGTGGGAAATAGTGAAGCAGAAAGCTGTGATGTACTATGGTCTGCTGGAGGAGTTCGTCACCACAGTGCTGGAAACTGTCCCTGAGCTGCTCAACGACGCAGAGAGAGTCCAACTAGTCATGGGCCTACGTGCAATG GTGGTGCTAGAGTTGTGCCGCAATGATGACTTTGCAAGCCCACAAGCCATCCAGCCTCATTTGACTAGAATAAACACCTACATTacaaagcaggaaaaagag gCTTCCAGCTCTGAGATTAAGGCATCTGTGACAAACTTCGTGAAGCTTGTGCACACTCTAGTGGATGATCAGTGCCAGAGGGATATCTTTTACCAG AAAATCTTTCCAACAGTGTTTGGCCCAAAATATGATTCAGCCCTACAGGCTCTAATGAGAAAATTCCTCGTCAGTCTGCAGAAGCTGCTACCTGTTCCAAACCTTGAACAA ACTTCCCTTTGGCTCAGTCTCTCCCCTTCCATCCTGAAAGAGTGTGTGGAGTTCATGAATGAACCTGAGCCTCTGAATACACTTATTGAGCATCACAAACATCATGGGCATGAAGTTTCACAAG CTCTGTCTTCCCCTGCTGATGATTGCATCCTTTCCAGCCTGTCCTATCACCTACCGAAGGTGGACAATGATGAAGGAGACCCTGGATCTAGTCTGGAGTCTAAAGAGGACGAGAAAGAAAACTTAGAGGAGATAAATTCAGAAAGGACAAGGATTGTGGAGAGCCATGGACAGCAACGTGTTGATCAGGCTGAAGATCAAGGAGCCTCTGTTGAAGTAATACTTCCTTTTGATGAAAGTGAGTCTAATGATAATGGCTTAGACAAAAAGTGGTATCACCACCTGAAAACCTGCAGCAGGACATCCTCAAAAACCTTCAAGTGTCTTGTTTGTGGCCAGGATTTTGCTTCTGTTAGCAAACTGAAGAGGCACAAGATAACTCAAAATGGATGCTTGATGAACAGATTGGGTGAGTCAGAGTCTACTTGCCAAAGTAGTTTTTTTGAGAGGATTAGTTTGCCTCCTAAACCAAAGACTAGTACTGAAACTAATATTTCTACAAGTGAGAATGACCCTCTGTTGTTGGAGAGTGCCACATCAAATAACCCACCAATTATGAATAGTCCTCCAGCCTTCGAGAAGTCAAATGACAACTGTAGTCTTGTTTGTCCTGGTTGTGGCAAGGTTTTCACTTACCCAAAGAATTTTGACAAACACCAGAAGATTTGTGTGGTCGCCAGTAATCAGAAGACTCAGACAGACCTACAGTTGTCCACAAGCTCATCTCATCACTCCAAACCAAACCCTGTTGAGAAGACCAAAGTGTCTTTCCCTAGTGAAACTGACACTGGGCCTTCAGAAGTTGTACTGCAGGAATCAGTATCTTCTGCCTCATCAGAAGACCAAGTGTGTAAAAGAAGCAGCCGCATCAAAACATGCGCTGTATGTGGGCACATTTTCACTTGTTCCGCTGACTTAACAAAGCACATGAGATGCCATACTGAACAGAGTTCTtacctttgtttttattgtggagAAGACTTTGAGAGTTATGAAGACTGTAAGACACACCATGAAAGTAAATGCAAGCTGTCAAACCAACATCTACAGGTGAATGACtcaagaaacacaaataaaatgaatcagGAGAATTTAGTTGTTACAAGCGGTATATCTCAGAGTCCGACAGCCTCAGAAGCACTCGCCAGCCCTGAGGCTATACCGGCTATACCTTCTATGCCAGCTTGTAAATCGCCTCTGACATGTCAGGAATGTGGTCAGGGTTTTACTTATTACAAAAGTTTTGAGAAGCACCAAAGCAAATGTTCCAAAAGAACTCCTCGAAGAAAAAAGCGAACAAACAGTAACCATTTTGTCATCAGTGGGTGTAATTTCCGGTCAGCTGACATTACCAACGAAATCAGTGCTCAGACAAACTCTGAAACAAAGGAATGTGAAACTGCAAAATCTGCCACTAGCAAAGATCGCAACATGAAGTGCACCATGTGCGAGAAGAACTTTTCAGAAATTGTCCTCATGAAAAGACATTATTCCAAGTCGCATAAAGTCAGAGGTTCATATCCCTGTCCTTTATGCAAGAGAAAATTTGTGAGGTTATGCGAATTGGTTCGACATCAGCAGAACAAAAAATTATATCAGTGCACTGCCTGTAACAAATGTTACACAAAGCCAGGACTATTGAACCACCATGAAAAGGTTCACACTGCGAGTGTAACACCACGCATTTGTGAAACATGCGGGAGAAGCTTCAAATCTCTTGCTTATCTGATTCTGCACCAGAGCAAGCATAAAGAGCGGCAACCTAGTGTTTGCTCCTACTGTGGAAAACAGTTCAGAACAAAGGACTGCCTGAGAGCACATATGGTGAGGCACACAGGTGGTTACCCATGTCCGGTGTGCGGGAAGAAATTCTATCAAAAAACATACCTTAAATGGCATCTGTACAAGCACACAGGGCAAGAGCCATACCTGTGTGACACGTGTGGGAAAGGTTGGCCGAATGCAGCCCAGCTCAAGCTTCACATGATCCAACATACTGAAGAGAGGCCGTTCAAGTGCGAAGACTGCGGTGCGTGTTACAAGAGAGGATCTCATTTGGTGGCTCACCATAGATCCAAGCATAGCCGATTGCGGCCGTTCGTTTGTGAGGTTTGCAGCAAAGCCTTTCGGTTAAACAATGAGTTGAAAAAACACATGATGGTTCACACGGGGGAACGGCCATTCCCATGTCCAAGATGTGGCAAAACATTTACAAGAAAATCTCGCCTTagagaacacagagaaaaggcGTGTCTGTGA
- the LOC122994316 gene encoding zinc finger protein 420-like isoform X3 has product MSNILTDHGSLPLSSLRLIVPPLQLVSAALWEIVKQKAVMYYGLLEEFVTTVLETVPELLNDAERVQLVMGLRAMASSSEIKASVTNFVKLVHTLVDDQCQRDIFYQKIFPTVFGPKYDSALQALMRKFLVSLQKLLPVPNLEQTSLWLSLSPSILKECVEFMNEPEPLNTLIEHHKHHGHEVSQALSSPADDCILSSLSYHLPKVDNDEGDPGSSLESKEDEKENLEEINSERTRIVESHGQQRVDQAEDQGASVEVILPFDESESNDNGLDKKWYHHLKTCSRTSSKTFKCLVCGQDFASVSKLKRHKITQNGCLMNRLGESESTCQSSFFERISLPPKPKTSTETNISTSENDPLLLESATSNNPPIMNSPPAFEKSNDNCSLVCPGCGKVFTYPKNFDKHQKICVVASNQKTQTDLQLSTSSSHHSKPNPVEKTKVSFPSETDTGPSEVVLQESVSSASSEDQVCKRSSRIKTCAVCGHIFTCSADLTKHMRCHTEQSSYLCFYCGEDFESYEDCKTHHESKCKLSNQHLQVNDSRNTNKMNQENLVVTSGISQSPTASEALASPEAIPAIPSMPACKSPLTCQECGQGFTYYKSFEKHQSKCSKRTPRRKKRTNSNHFVISGCNFRSADITNEISAQTNSETKECETAKSATSKDRNMKCTMCEKNFSEIVLMKRHYSKSHKVRGSYPCPLCKRKFVRLCELVRHQQNKKLYQCTACNKCYTKPGLLNHHEKVHTASVTPRICETCGRSFKSLAYLILHQSKHKERQPSVCSYCGKQFRTKDCLRAHMVRHTGGYPCPVCGKKFYQKTYLKWHLYKHTGQEPYLCDTCGKGWPNAAQLKLHMIQHTEERPFKCEDCGACYKRGSHLVAHHRSKHSRLRPFVCEVCSKAFRLNNELKKHMMVHTGERPFPCPRCGKTFTRKSRLREHREKACL; this is encoded by the exons ATGAGCAACATATTAACGGACCATG gttccctccctctttcctctctccgtCTTATCGTCCCCCCTCTGCAGCTTGTGTCTGCAGCTCTGTGGGAAATAGTGAAGCAGAAAGCTGTGATGTACTATGGTCTGCTGGAGGAGTTCGTCACCACAGTGCTGGAAACTGTCCCTGAGCTGCTCAACGACGCAGAGAGAGTCCAACTAGTCATGGGCCTACGTGCAATG gCTTCCAGCTCTGAGATTAAGGCATCTGTGACAAACTTCGTGAAGCTTGTGCACACTCTAGTGGATGATCAGTGCCAGAGGGATATCTTTTACCAG AAAATCTTTCCAACAGTGTTTGGCCCAAAATATGATTCAGCCCTACAGGCTCTAATGAGAAAATTCCTCGTCAGTCTGCAGAAGCTGCTACCTGTTCCAAACCTTGAACAA ACTTCCCTTTGGCTCAGTCTCTCCCCTTCCATCCTGAAAGAGTGTGTGGAGTTCATGAATGAACCTGAGCCTCTGAATACACTTATTGAGCATCACAAACATCATGGGCATGAAGTTTCACAAG CTCTGTCTTCCCCTGCTGATGATTGCATCCTTTCCAGCCTGTCCTATCACCTACCGAAGGTGGACAATGATGAAGGAGACCCTGGATCTAGTCTGGAGTCTAAAGAGGACGAGAAAGAAAACTTAGAGGAGATAAATTCAGAAAGGACAAGGATTGTGGAGAGCCATGGACAGCAACGTGTTGATCAGGCTGAAGATCAAGGAGCCTCTGTTGAAGTAATACTTCCTTTTGATGAAAGTGAGTCTAATGATAATGGCTTAGACAAAAAGTGGTATCACCACCTGAAAACCTGCAGCAGGACATCCTCAAAAACCTTCAAGTGTCTTGTTTGTGGCCAGGATTTTGCTTCTGTTAGCAAACTGAAGAGGCACAAGATAACTCAAAATGGATGCTTGATGAACAGATTGGGTGAGTCAGAGTCTACTTGCCAAAGTAGTTTTTTTGAGAGGATTAGTTTGCCTCCTAAACCAAAGACTAGTACTGAAACTAATATTTCTACAAGTGAGAATGACCCTCTGTTGTTGGAGAGTGCCACATCAAATAACCCACCAATTATGAATAGTCCTCCAGCCTTCGAGAAGTCAAATGACAACTGTAGTCTTGTTTGTCCTGGTTGTGGCAAGGTTTTCACTTACCCAAAGAATTTTGACAAACACCAGAAGATTTGTGTGGTCGCCAGTAATCAGAAGACTCAGACAGACCTACAGTTGTCCACAAGCTCATCTCATCACTCCAAACCAAACCCTGTTGAGAAGACCAAAGTGTCTTTCCCTAGTGAAACTGACACTGGGCCTTCAGAAGTTGTACTGCAGGAATCAGTATCTTCTGCCTCATCAGAAGACCAAGTGTGTAAAAGAAGCAGCCGCATCAAAACATGCGCTGTATGTGGGCACATTTTCACTTGTTCCGCTGACTTAACAAAGCACATGAGATGCCATACTGAACAGAGTTCTtacctttgtttttattgtggagAAGACTTTGAGAGTTATGAAGACTGTAAGACACACCATGAAAGTAAATGCAAGCTGTCAAACCAACATCTACAGGTGAATGACtcaagaaacacaaataaaatgaatcagGAGAATTTAGTTGTTACAAGCGGTATATCTCAGAGTCCGACAGCCTCAGAAGCACTCGCCAGCCCTGAGGCTATACCGGCTATACCTTCTATGCCAGCTTGTAAATCGCCTCTGACATGTCAGGAATGTGGTCAGGGTTTTACTTATTACAAAAGTTTTGAGAAGCACCAAAGCAAATGTTCCAAAAGAACTCCTCGAAGAAAAAAGCGAACAAACAGTAACCATTTTGTCATCAGTGGGTGTAATTTCCGGTCAGCTGACATTACCAACGAAATCAGTGCTCAGACAAACTCTGAAACAAAGGAATGTGAAACTGCAAAATCTGCCACTAGCAAAGATCGCAACATGAAGTGCACCATGTGCGAGAAGAACTTTTCAGAAATTGTCCTCATGAAAAGACATTATTCCAAGTCGCATAAAGTCAGAGGTTCATATCCCTGTCCTTTATGCAAGAGAAAATTTGTGAGGTTATGCGAATTGGTTCGACATCAGCAGAACAAAAAATTATATCAGTGCACTGCCTGTAACAAATGTTACACAAAGCCAGGACTATTGAACCACCATGAAAAGGTTCACACTGCGAGTGTAACACCACGCATTTGTGAAACATGCGGGAGAAGCTTCAAATCTCTTGCTTATCTGATTCTGCACCAGAGCAAGCATAAAGAGCGGCAACCTAGTGTTTGCTCCTACTGTGGAAAACAGTTCAGAACAAAGGACTGCCTGAGAGCACATATGGTGAGGCACACAGGTGGTTACCCATGTCCGGTGTGCGGGAAGAAATTCTATCAAAAAACATACCTTAAATGGCATCTGTACAAGCACACAGGGCAAGAGCCATACCTGTGTGACACGTGTGGGAAAGGTTGGCCGAATGCAGCCCAGCTCAAGCTTCACATGATCCAACATACTGAAGAGAGGCCGTTCAAGTGCGAAGACTGCGGTGCGTGTTACAAGAGAGGATCTCATTTGGTGGCTCACCATAGATCCAAGCATAGCCGATTGCGGCCGTTCGTTTGTGAGGTTTGCAGCAAAGCCTTTCGGTTAAACAATGAGTTGAAAAAACACATGATGGTTCACACGGGGGAACGGCCATTCCCATGTCCAAGATGTGGCAAAACATTTACAAGAAAATCTCGCCTTagagaacacagagaaaaggcGTGTCTGTGA